Part of the Virgibacillus natechei genome is shown below.
AGAAATGACCGGAGACGTTGAACATTTTGAATCATATGAGCGTGAATTCATCGACCAGTTTAAGCAGCGTGAATCAGAACGGATTATCAAGTCGTGGCTAAGCAAAAGCGATAAAGATAACCAAGAATTGATAAGCGAATTGCAACAATTGGATGATGTTGGATTTTCGGACGAGCCAGATAAGAATGAAACACTGAAAGATATGCATGATGAACCGTATCACGAAAAGAAGGAAACAGGAACACCTAGCGGATTGAGTGATCTTGATAGCTTGACAGGAGGATTTCAAAACCAAAACAGTTATGTGATGGGAGCGCGTCCTAGTATGGGAAAAACAGCTACAATGCTTAAATTCGCTCTAAGTGCAGCGCAAAATGACAAAGTGCCTCTTATGTTTTCGTTGGAAATGTCAGAGAAAAGTTTACTAAGACGCCTAATAGCTACTGTTGGAAATATTAATTTATTCCTTACGAAAAACCCGAACAAGCTAATTGAAAGCAAAAAAGAACAATGGAAAAAAGCCGTTAACGCATTATATACACTGGATTTTGAGATTTATGACAAGCCAATGCAAACAATCCAGTACATCCGTTCAAAAATAAGGAAAGCCAAGAAGAAACATGAAGGCAAGCAAATAATTGTTTTGATTGACTACATGACGCTAATTAACAACGCAGGTACATTTCATTCAGATCATGCCAAAGTATCCGATATAAGCGCAAGATTGAAGGCAATGGCTAAAGAATACGATTGCCCGGTTATCACACTAGCCCAACTATCACGAGGTGTTGAATCGAGGCAGGACAAGCGCCCTATGTTAAGTGATATTAGGGAATCTGGAAGCATTGAGCAAGATGCCGATATGGTTATGTTCTTGTACCGTGACAGTTATTACAATCAAGAAAACCCGGATGATGAACTAGAGGTAATTGTAGCTAAGCACAGGGACGGGCCAACAGGTTCGGTTAAGGTTTATTACAATAAGGCGACTGGGAAAATGGGGGATTTGCATTGAAGATAAAAGAACTTTTTGAACAGTCGAACGAATACACGGACTTGCAAGCACTTATCATGTTCTTGACGTTGGAAAAGCAGGTTTTGAGCATGTCGGATGATGTAAATGAACTGGATTTGTATTTTAAAGAGAAGCATAACGTGCGCATGAACAAAGAACTTTTTGCTTACAAAAAGAAAATGAATATGCGGTACAGGCCTTACTTGTATGAAATTAAGTCAGAAAAATTTACTTATCTATATATTTTGGCTCACAGCGAAATACAAGCCAGACGTATTGCGAATGAAAATTTGGTGGAGGCAACGGATATAAAAACTTGTGACGAGGACAACGTAATGTCTTTTGAAGACAGGGATATGACGGTTAGAACACTCGTTAAAAATAAGAAAATAGGTATACTAGGAGGATTTCATGATTAATTCAGTAAATATTGTTGGAAGAATTACGAAGGACATACAACTTAGATATTCGGAAAAAGGGACAGCCGTTGCAAACTTCACAGTGGCTTGCAATAGACCTTTTAAAAATTCACAAGGTGAAAGAGAAGCTGATTTCATAAATGTTGTTCAATTTCAAAAGGGGGCGGAGTTAACAGCGCAATACATGAGTAAAGGAAGTCAGGTTGGTGTCTCCGGAAGAATCCAAACACGAAATTACGAAAACAAAGAAGGTCAGCGTGTTTTTATTACTGAGGTTGTTGCAGATCAAGTGGCATTCCTGGAATCGAAGAACAAGCAGGAAAATAGCCAGAATCAAGAAAAACCAAATAACGATCCATTCGAGAAAAACGGTGAACCAATAGATATCTCAGATGATGACCTACCGTTCTAAGGAGGAATTGAATATGAAACTATACGATTTTTATATCACGCCAGATGAATACGAAATAGCTAAGAAAAACGACATCCCTAGACGTCTTGTGGATGAGCGAGTCAGAACGTTGTGCTGGGATAAAGAAACAGCGATAACGAAGTCAGTAAAAGCACATAAGAATAACTTTGAAAAATGGTCTGCGGTGGCGAAACAGAACGATATACCATATCCGACATTCACGACAAGGGTGCGCAACGGAATGACACAAGAGGAAGCTGCAACAAAGCCAGTCCAATGCAAAAAGCAATGGAGTGCCGAAATGAGAAAAAGAATCAAAAGAAGACCTGATTGGATTAACACGAATTTAAAGAAATATAAAGTGTCTGTGGAAACGTACTACCGAAGGCGGAGATTGGGTTGGTCAAAAGAAAAAGCTTCCACAACAAGGCCTATGACAAAATCAGAAATCGGAAAAATGGTGATTGGAAAATGATCATTAAATGGAAAATCAGCAAATACAGAAAAGGCAGCACGAACAATAAATTTGATCCGAGGTTATCGAAATATTGGCAGTCAGTATATTATTCCGCATTTAAAAATTGGTAAAAGGAGAGGTTAACAATGGTAAAAACAAAAATGGAGTTACACCGCGATCATTTTCAAAATTTTAAAGGGTATAACATTCCGAGGGCTCAACTTGTCATAGCGGATATCCCCTATAACTTAGGAAACAACGCTTATGCGTCTAGCAATCAATGGTATGTGGACGGTGACAATAAAAATGGTGAAAGCAAACTGGCAAACACATCATTTTTTAAAACAGATGAAAATTTCAATCTAGCTGAGTACATGCATTTTTGCAGTAAGTTATTAAAGAAAGAGCCAAAAGCAAAAAACCAAGCGCCGGCAATGATTGTATTCTGTTCGCATCAACAGATTCCTATGATTGAGGAATATGGTAAGAAGTACGGGTTTAAAAAGTCGTATCCACTGTTCTTTGTTAAAAATACGAGTTCCCAAGTTTTAAAAGCAAATATGAAAATTGTGGGCGCAACTGAACATGCCGTTGTTTTATATCGAGATAAGCTACCAAAGTTCAGAAACGGAAAAACAGAAGATCAAAAAGGGCGAATGATAAAAAACTGGTTCGAATGGAAGAGAGACAAGGCTAAAGAATACCCAAAGGTTCACCCAACACAAAAACCTGTAAATTTACTAAAAGAATTGATTGAAATTTTCACAGATGAAGGTGATGTGGTAGTTGACCCTGTCGCGGGAAGTGGATCTACTTTAAGAGCTGCATATGAACTAAATCGTAACAGCTTTGGTTTTGAAATAGAAAAAGAATTTTATGATAAAGCAAAAGAAACACTCTTGGACGTTGAACATATAAGCAGGGCTGAACAGATAGAGTTGGCGGAAGTCATGGGAGGTAACCCATGAAAATATTTGTACGTGAAACAACCACCAAAACAGCAGACGGCGATAAATTAACACGGATAGAAACGTTTAATAGCAAGGTAGATAATTTTAGTTATATTTTGCGGCTTTAATAATAGGAGGGTGAAGTATGAGGAAAATTAAATTTAGAGCGTGGGATAAGGCAACTAAAAACGGATGGATACCCAAACCAATAAAACAGATGATTTATTTTAATGTTTATTGTCCACCAGAATATTTGGGGGTTACTTATGATGAGGAAGGTACTTGGAAAAGGCGATTTGAGATTATGCAATATACAGGATTAAAAGACCAGGTCGGCGAGGCTATTTATGAAGGGGATATTTTATATAGAACGGTTATTATATCTCTTATTGGATCAGATATGCCGAAGCGAACTGTTGGTGAATATTTAGAAGTAGTCTTCAGGGATGATTACGCAGGATTTTTTATTGGAGAAACGCCATTGCATGGTTATGTGGGTGCAACAGTTGATATTCATACAAAGTGTAAATGTACGGATGTTGAAGTGATTGGGAATATCTACGAAAATCCAGAACTACTAGAGGACAACACATGAACGCCAAACAACGCCTCCAAGAAGCTTTAAACACACAAAAGACCATAGCTACCAAAAAGCTTAAAACTCTATTGAGAGATAGCTATATTAAAGAAATAAAGGAACTACGGAAAGAGAATAATAGATTAAGTCAATCTAGGCATGATTACAAGCAAAAATGGGAGCGAGTCAGGAAGAAGAATAGGAATTTGAAGGATAAATTGGAGGGTGAATGATGACTGAACAGCTAGAACACATAATTAAAACGCACGAAAAACGAAAAGAGCAACTTAAAAACGGTAAAATGGTTAATTTTAGCCACCCGAACGACATTAGTTATCTTATCAAGCAAGCAAAGTTAATCGACGAGTATAAGGATTCCCTTAAATCTTACATGGAAGAGACTAGCGAGTTGCAGTATCGTGTGAAGGAATTGGAAGGACTAAACCAGCTATATAAACAAAATTTAGAAGAAGTTATTCAATGGTATGAGGTTGCTTATTATCGGAATCAGCGCTACAAGCAGGCATTAGAGCATATAGCAGTGGAAAGGTTGTACGAAAGCGAACTCATGGAATCAATAAAATTTGTAGCACGTGAAGCATTGGGGAGGGATCGAGATGACTAAACAAACCCTACTAACAATAGATAACGTCCGTATTAAAGAATATGACAGCATGAATGTAATTGTAGAACGATTTGAAGAAACATATAACCCTTTCGAGAAAGAAAATATAAGTAAGTGGCAGTTGAAGGGTTATTTCCCGACCGTGTTTGATGCTTTGAAAGGAATCAGCAGGAATGAATGGTTAATTGATTATAAAGCTGTACATGACCTTAAAAGCTATCTCTATGAGGTTCGGGGATCTAATAATAAATTATTGGAGGCAAAGAAATGACTCCTTACGATATTGCAGAAAAGAACGGAATAAGCGAACAGGCGTTAAATGCAAGATTAGCACGAGGCTGGACTCTAGATAGATCTATAAAAGCGCCAATCAACAAAGGTCGTTCTAAATGGCTAAAAATAGCGTTAGAGAACGGAATAAAAAAATCGACATTTGATTATAGGTATTATTCTCTGTTTTGGTCATTTGAGGACGCTGCTACAGTTCCCGTAAGTCAAAAACCGCCAAGCGAACGGCAAAGATGGTTAAAAGTGGCAAAAGAAAACGGCATAAGTTTAGGTACGTTTAATTCTCGCGTGAATATGTACGGACGATCATATGAATATGCAGCTACTCACCCTGTTCAGAAACAAAGGAAGAAAGAAATATCCTAATCGGAGGTAATCACATTGAAAACAGTTGATACGCATGATGGCTTTAAACGCAAGCATGTTATGGAGCAACTGGAGAAGGTCGGAAGCTATGAAAACGATCATTATACGTAAAACGAATTAGTGAGGAAGTTGGCGACTGCTAGGGCTTTAGATGTGGATGTTGAGAGTGATTCTAATAAGTATTTTTAGGGAGGTTATGACATGTTGGAAGTACTAATTAATACAATTTGGATATTCTTTATCTATTG
Proteins encoded:
- a CDS encoding YopX family protein — translated: MRKIKFRAWDKATKNGWIPKPIKQMIYFNVYCPPEYLGVTYDEEGTWKRRFEIMQYTGLKDQVGEAIYEGDILYRTVIISLIGSDMPKRTVGEYLEVVFRDDYAGFFIGETPLHGYVGATVDIHTKCKCTDVEVIGNIYENPELLEDNT
- the ssb gene encoding single-stranded DNA-binding protein yields the protein MINSVNIVGRITKDIQLRYSEKGTAVANFTVACNRPFKNSQGEREADFINVVQFQKGAELTAQYMSKGSQVGVSGRIQTRNYENKEGQRVFITEVVADQVAFLESKNKQENSQNQEKPNNDPFEKNGEPIDISDDDLPF
- a CDS encoding replicative DNA helicase; translated protein: MSYLEKEILGCFLKDNTLLKETVINKSHFAEEQNKIVYESMMKLAQDNKAVDQVTLLSTNYDYIQQLGGPDFITKLEMTGDVEHFESYEREFIDQFKQRESERIIKSWLSKSDKDNQELISELQQLDDVGFSDEPDKNETLKDMHDEPYHEKKETGTPSGLSDLDSLTGGFQNQNSYVMGARPSMGKTATMLKFALSAAQNDKVPLMFSLEMSEKSLLRRLIATVGNINLFLTKNPNKLIESKKEQWKKAVNALYTLDFEIYDKPMQTIQYIRSKIRKAKKKHEGKQIIVLIDYMTLINNAGTFHSDHAKVSDISARLKAMAKEYDCPVITLAQLSRGVESRQDKRPMLSDIRESGSIEQDADMVMFLYRDSYYNQENPDDELEVIVAKHRDGPTGSVKVYYNKATGKMGDLH
- a CDS encoding DNA-methyltransferase, with product MVKTKMELHRDHFQNFKGYNIPRAQLVIADIPYNLGNNAYASSNQWYVDGDNKNGESKLANTSFFKTDENFNLAEYMHFCSKLLKKEPKAKNQAPAMIVFCSHQQIPMIEEYGKKYGFKKSYPLFFVKNTSSQVLKANMKIVGATEHAVVLYRDKLPKFRNGKTEDQKGRMIKNWFEWKRDKAKEYPKVHPTQKPVNLLKELIEIFTDEGDVVVDPVAGSGSTLRAAYELNRNSFGFEIEKEFYDKAKETLLDVEHISRAEQIELAEVMGGNP